ACAAGGGCAATTTCCATTTGCTGTTATTTTAAGTTGTATGGATTCACGCACTCCAGCAGAGCTGATTTTTGACCAAGGCCTTGGCGATATTTTCAGTATTCGCGTTGCAGGTAATATTTTAAATGATGATATCCTGGGCAGCATTGAATTTGCTTGTCAGGTAGTAGGTGTCAAGCTGATTGCAGTTGTCGGCCATACTCAGTGTGGGGCAATTAAAGGAGCCTGTGATGGTGTAAAATTGGGCAACCTGACGAATCTACTGAATAAAATCAACCCAGTGATTCAGGAAGCCAAAAAGCTGGAAGCAAAGCACGATGTTCATAGCCCAGAGTTTTTGAATTGCGTTACCAGTCTGAATGTAAAACATACCTTGAGTGAAATTACACAACGCAGTGATATCGTACATCAATTGCTTGATGAAAAAAGAATTGCAATTGTTGGTGGTTTATATCAGCTTGAGACAGGAGAAGTTCAATTTTTTGATGAGTGATATCAAGACATCAATAACTTTCAATAATGCAACTGTTTTGAGTAATGGATCAGTACCCCAATGTTGAAGTATTCTCTAACGATCTGATTTTAGTTCAAGATGAAACAAATACGGGGCTGCTCTCTTAAAGTTTTGATGTCTAAAGCTTTTACAAGTAATTGATGCGGACTGAGGATTGTAGTCCGCATCAATGAATCAATGATATTTTTTATTCAGGTAATAAAACCAAAATAAAATTCCGAAATAGAGAAAAAGTGGCTTGATAATAAAATTAACAACTAATATAAAACGTAAAAAAAATTCATTGGACAACCACA
Above is a genomic segment from Legionella pneumophila subsp. pascullei containing:
- a CDS encoding carbonic anhydrase family protein is translated as MWTLTKEQQQAITPEKAIELLKEGNKRFVSNLKLNRNLLQQVNETSQGQFPFAVILSCMDSRTPAELIFDQGLGDIFSIRVAGNILNDDILGSIEFACQVVGVKLIAVVGHTQCGAIKGACDGVKLGNLTNLLNKINPVIQEAKKLEAKHDVHSPEFLNCVTSLNVKHTLSEITQRSDIVHQLLDEKRIAIVGGLYQLETGEVQFFDE